A portion of the Desmodus rotundus isolate HL8 chromosome 8, HLdesRot8A.1, whole genome shotgun sequence genome contains these proteins:
- the CCK gene encoding cholecystokinin, with the protein MNSGVCLCVLMAALAAGALAQPVLPPDSEGPGAPQDEEAARRQLRAAQRLDGEPRAHLGALLARYIQPARKAPSGRMSLIKNLQNRDPRYNTGDRDYMGWMDFGRRSVEEYEYPS; encoded by the exons ATGAACAGCGGCGTGTGTCTGTGCGTGCTGATGGCGGCCCTGGCGGCAGGCGCCCTGGCGCAGCCGGTGCTCCCGCCGGACTCGGAGGGCCCTGGGGCACCGCAGGACGAGGAGGCGGCCCGGAGGCAGCTGAGGGCAGCGCAGAGGCTGGACGGCGAGCCCCGAGCGCACCTGGGCGCGCTGCTGGCCAGATACATCCAGCCGGCCCGGAAAG CTCCTTCTGGCCGAATGTCCCTGATCAAGAACTTGCAGAACCGGGACCCCAGATACAACACAGGTGACCGGGACTACATGGGCTGGATGGACTTCGGCCGGCGCAGCGTCGAGGAGTACGAGTACCCCTCCTAG